From a single Apium graveolens cultivar Ventura chromosome 2, ASM990537v1, whole genome shotgun sequence genomic region:
- the LOC141701303 gene encoding uncharacterized protein LOC141701303, with protein MTSTCFGNLYHLSQMPPRRDPFHIDPAQLTEMIGQAVAQAKVRLAVYKLEGDAQRWWKGVKATRGEQYAEALEWQGFKEVFYEQYFSNADREAYLREFYSIMQHQDESITDYMARFIRLAGFAGTVAGTAAQQADKFKWGLKSHLRGSIISFKFDNVAEAADAAKDVEKERTDFRTSRSNSGSKRTRDDRGFVQGRQWYGGQNGQQGQWRGQNQNRGGQSFHGRNQYVGQNQNQQFQRQKQPRHWQNRQQGQSRYSVYGGNPNMIPVAPCATCAGYHPSRACYRQTGACFLCGSMSHRAKDCTVSRNPGGGGAGGGSGSGSQQNPTARVFALTANQAAANSGTVSGILLVGRRDAYVLFDTGSTHSIVSLSFVRHLGVAPSLLYPHMSIATPMGNSVIISEIYLECLIVVGDRNLKVNLLPMEMHDFDIILGMDWLSEHRATIDCQGKRVIFGDADKPEFVYQGSHPKGEVKLISALKASKLLSKGCDGYLAFVKDTSKDEPRIEDYPVVKEYEDVFPDELLGLPPHREVEFTIELVPGAEPISKAPYRMTPLELQELKEQLQELLDRGFIRPSVSPWGAPVLFVKKKDVAFLGHIVSGRGIELDPAKVEAITNCPRPSNVTDVRSFLGLAGYYRRFVEGFSSIALPLTQLMRKGIKFEWNDDREKSFQELKKRLVSAPILVLPSGSGGF; from the exons atgacatcCACCTGCTTTGGAAATTTGTATCATTTGTCTCAG atgcctCCTAGACGTGATCCTTTTCATATTGACCCCGCTCAGCTTACTGAGATGATAGGGCAAGCAGTGGCTCAGGCT aaggtcAGGTTAGCTGTGTATAAGTTGGAGGGTGATGCTCAGAGATGGTGGAAAGGAGTGAAAGCTACTAGAGGGGAGCAGTATGCAGAGGCTTTGGAATGGCAGGGATTCAAGGAAGTATTCTATGAGCAGTACTTCTCTAATGCTGATAGGGAGGCTTATTTGAGGGAGTTTTATTCTATTATGCAGCACCAGGATGAGAGCATTACTGATTATATGGCGAGGTTTATAAGGTTGGCTGGATTTGCTGGGACAGTTGCAGGGACTGCTGCGCAGCAGGCTGATAAATTTAAATGGGGGTTGAAGTCTCATCTGAGGGGttccataatttcttttaaatttgataatgtggcagAGGCGGCTGATGCAGCAAAGGATGTTGAGAAGGAGCGCACAGATTTCAGGACTTCCAGGTCTAACAGTGGTAGTAAGAGGACTAGGGATGATCGGGGTTTTGTACAGGGTAGACAGTGGTATGGAGGTCAGAATGGTCAGCAGGGACAGTGGCGCGGACAGAATCAGAATAGGGGTGGTCAGTCATTCCACGGCCGGAATCAGTATGTAGgtcagaatcagaatcagcagTTTCAGCGACAGAAGCAGCCTAGGCATTGGCAGAATCGTCAGCAGGGGCAGAGCCGTTACTCAGTGTATGGGGGAAACCCCAATATGATTCCAGTGGCTCCTTGTGCTACATGTGCTGGATATCATCCAAGTAGAGCTTGTTACAGACAGACTGGGGCTTGTTTCTTGTGTGGTAGCATGTCCCATAGGGCGAAGGATTGCACGGTGTCACGCAACCCTGGTGGAGGAGGAGCTGGCGGTGGTAGTGGCAGTGGAAGTCAGCAGAATCCTACAGCCAGAGTGTTTGCATTGACGGCAAATCAGGCAGCAGCTAATTCAGGTACCGTTTCAGGAATACTTCTTGTTGGTAGACGTGAtgcttatgtgttatttgatactgGTTCGACCCATTCTATTGTGTCTTTATCGTTTGTTCGTCATCTTGGCGTTGCACCTTCATTATTATATCCTCATATGTCTATTGCTACCCCGATGGGGAATTCTGTTATTATATCTGAGATATATCTAGAGTGTCTGATAGTTGTTGGAGATAGAAATCTTAAGGTTAACTTGCTTCCAATGGAGATGCATGACTTTGACATTATCTTGGGCATGGATTGGTTGAGTGAACATCGTGCCACTATTGATTGTCAAGGAAAAAGGGTGATCTTTGGGGATGCAGATAAACCAGAATTTGTATACCAAGGGTCTCATCCGAAGGGGGAGGTTAAATTAATTTCTGCTCTAAAGGCGAGTAAATTGTTATCTAAGGGTTGTGATGGCTACCTTGCTTTCGTGAAGGATACATCGAAGGATGAACCTCGCATCGAGGATTATCCAGTTGTGAAAGAGTATGAAGATGTGTTCCCCGATGAGCTACTAGGTTTGCCACCACATAGGGAGGTGGAGTTTACTATTGAACTTGTTCCAGGTGCCGAGCCTATTTCTAAGGCGCCTTATCGAATGACACCACTtgagttgcaagaattgaaggagcagttgcaagagttgttggatagAGGATTTATTAGGCCAAGTGTGTCTCCTTGGGGCGCTCCTGTGCtttttgtgaagaagaaggatg tggcattctTGGGGCATATTGTGTCTGGTAGGGGCATTGAGTTGGATCCTGCGAAAGTCGAGGCTATTACTAATTGTCCCAGACCTAGCAATGTGACGGATGTAAGGAGTTTCTTGGGTTTGGCAGGCTACTACAGGCGTTTTGTGGAAGGTTTCTCTTCCATAGCTTTGCCATTGACTCAGCTAATGAGGAAGGGGATTAAGTTCGAGTGGAATGATGATCgtgagaagagctttcaagagttaaagaagaggttggtgtcAGCTCCAATACTTGTGTTGCCATCAGGAAGTGGAGGTTTTTag